The genomic DNA TTCCCGAGGCGCGCCGACGCGAGCTTGCGGTGCGGATCGCGGCGCGCGGCGTGAGCAACGTGCCGCCGCTCGGCCAGGCCGGCTACACCTACCCCGGCATGCCGCACGACGGCATGCTGGTGCTCAGCGAGCTGGTCGACTGGAAGACCGGCTAGCCGTGGTGACCGCCGACTGCTGCGCCGCCGGTCTGCCACCACCGCGCGAGCCGGACCAGGCCCTCGTCTATCGAAACCGGCGGCCGGTAGCCGAGGTCGCGGCGCGCGGCGCCTATGTCGAACCAGTGCGACGAAGAGATCTCGCGCACCAGGAAGCGGGTCAGCGGCGGCGCCGCCGTGCGCCCCGAGATCCGGTACGCGCCCTCCACGGCGCCGGCCGCCGCCAGCGCCAGCCAGCGCGGTACCTGCCGGCGCACCTGCGCCACGCCGGCCATGTTGAGCAGGCGGCCGACGAACTGCCACAGGTCCACCGGCTCGCCCTGCGAAATGAAGTAGGCGCGGCCGGCCGCGGCTCCGCCGGGTGACAGGGCGTCGAGTGCCAGCAGGTGCGCCTCGGCGGCGCAGTCGATGTAGGTCACGTCGACGCGGAACGGGCCGCGCCCCACGCGCACCAGCCGGCCCGCGCGCGCACGGGCGATCAGCTCCGGCACCAAGTGCGCGTCGCCCGGCCCCCACACCAAGTGGGGCCGCAGCGCCGTGGTAGCCAGGGCGCCGCCGTTGGCGGCCAGAACCACGCGTTCGGCCTCGGCCTTGGTGCGCGCGTAGGGCGAGTCGTAGCGCCGCGGGTAGGGAACCGACTCGTCGACTCCGCACAGGTCATGGCCGCCGAACACCACGCTCGGCGAACTGGTGAACACCAGCCGCGGCACGCCATGGGCGCGGCAGCCGGCGACAATGGCCTCCGTGCCGCCCACGTTCACGGTGCGGTAGCGGTGTGCCGGCTCGGCGAGGCCGGGGATCAGCGCCGCCGCGTGCACCACCGCGTCGCAGCCGGCGCACGCGGAGGCGGCAGCGCGCGGGTCGGCCAGATCGCCACGCACCACTTCCACCCCGCGGGCCGCCAGTTCCGGGTAGGCCGACCGCGCAAAGCAGCGCACCAGGTAGCCGCGGGCAAGCAGCCGCTCGACGACGGCGCGGCCGACGAACCCGCCGCCGCCCGTTACCAGGACTCGCATCGCACCCCCGGGCGGCGACCGCCGCCGACTCGAGCGCCGCTCGCGGGCCGCGCCGGGCTCGTCGCGCAGGCGGAGCGCATCCCCCGGTTACCCCGAGCGCTCCCGCACCGACTGCCGGTAAGTGGCGAACAGGAACCAGCAGATCAGCAGGTTGGCCGGCAGGGTGAACAGCAGCGCGGCGGTGCCGAACGGCGTCACCTGCTCCGCGAACGCCAGCCACGTCCAGTCGGCGAACAGCTCGCTGAGCCGGATGCCGCATACCAGTACCAGCCAGTGGGGAGTGGTGCGCCAGCGCGGCAGCGCCAGCACCTGCACGACCGTGAACGCCACCCAGATCGCTCCGGTGCGCCGCAGCAGACCGGCCGGATCCACGTGCTCGGCGTCGTGCAGCACCCGGTACCAGAGCTGCGGAAACAGGAATGCGCCGACTGCCACGACGAGGTCGAACACGATCAGGGCGATCAGCACGGTGTCGACGAATCGGGCGCGGCGGCCGCTGACCGGCGTGCGCCCGGCCGGAGATGCGGTCATGACAGGCTGCAGTATACGCGCAAACGCGGCCACTTGCGGTCGCACGCCGGGCCGGTAGCAGCGGTCGCGTGGCGGGCGCGGCTGGTATAGAGTGGGCGGCGATGCACGCATGGGTATTGCACGGCACGCGCGATCTGCGCCGTGAACTGCGCCCCGACCCGCGGCCGGACGACCACGAGGTGCTGGTGCGCGTGGAGCGGGTGGGCATCTGCGGCAGCGACATTCACTACTATCGGCACGGGCGGGTCGGCGCGTTCGTGCCGTCCCGCCCGTTCATACTCGGCCACGAGTTCGCCGGCGAGGTGGTCGCGGTCGGGCGTGCGGCCGGCGGCATCGCGGTCGGCGACCGGGTGGCGGTGGACCCGTCGCGGGCGTGCCTGCGCTGTCCGTGGTGCCGTCGCGGGCGCTCCAATCTGTGCCCGCAGATGCGCTACTTCGGCAGCGCCGCCACCGATCCGCCCACCGACGGTGTGCTGTGCGACCTGAAGGCTGTCCCGGCGGCCAACTGCTACCGGCTCGGTGACGACCTGAGCTACGCGGAGGGCGCGTTGCTGGAGCCGCTGGCGGTCGCCTGCCACGCCGTGCTGCGCGCGGACGGCGTCGCCGGCAAGGTGGTGGCGGTGAGCGGTGCCGGCACCATCGGCCTGCTGGTGGCCACGGTGGCGCGCGCGCTCGGCGCCGTCCGGGTGGTGGTGAGCGACCCGCGAGGTGCGGCGCGAGAGGCGGCCGCCGCCCGTGCCGACGCGGTGCTCGATCCCGGCGACGAACGGGCGTCCGCGATGGCGATGGCGAACGGCGGCGCCCCGGAGGTGACCTTCGAGGCCGCCGGCGCCGAGGCATCGTTCCGGTGGGCGCTGCAGCACACCGCCGCCGGCGGAACGGTGGTGCAGATCGGCACCCTGCAGCAACCGTTCGCGGCGTCGCTCAACACCATCATGACGCGCGAGCTGCGCGTGGTCGGATCGTTCCGCTTTGCCGGCGCCTTTCGGGTCGGCGCGGCGCTGCTCGCCGGGCGCCGCATCGAAGTCGAGTCGCTGATCACCGGCGTCATGCCGATGGCCGAAACGGCTGCCGCGGTGCAACGGGCGAGCAGCGATGCGGCAACGATCAAGCTGCACGTCAGCCGCGCCGGGCACGCGTCGAAACGTGTACAACCGGTACCGATTTCGGCGCCGTGACCGCGCACTCCTCGATCGCCATTCGATTGCCGTACATCCAAAATTCCTGTATTTTCCCGCTTATCCGACTCCAAGTGAGGCACCAATACATGCGCATATTCGCTACCCTTCTGTCCGTCGCGCTACTGTCGATTCCGGGCGCGGGGCTGTTCGCCCAGGACATGATGATGGCCGGCACCGGCTTCTACGTCGCCGCCGGCGGCGGGGTCACGCTGATTACCGATATCTCCGAAGTGCCCGAGAAGGGAATCGCCGGCAACGAGGACAAGGCCGACTGGGACCTCGACTTCGGCTTCGGCGCCGGCGGATCCGCTGGCTACGACTTCGGCGACTTTCGCGCCGAGGCGGAGTTCTCCTTCCAGTCCGCGAATTTCCGGCACGGTGAGAAAATCGACAAAGACGCCGACCGCGAGGCCGACGACAATCTCACCGTGATGTCGATATTGGCCAACGGCTTCTTCGACCTGGACACCGGCACCCCGTTCGTGCCGTTCATCGGCATCGGCGCCGGCGCCGTCAACCTGGCGGTCAAGCTCGATGACGGGAACGACGACACCGATCCTCTCTTCGAGGGCAACGGTTGGGGCTTTGCCTACCAGGCCAACGTCGGCGTGGCCTACGAGATCATCGACGCGGTGGCGCTGACCCTCGGCTACAAGTTCTTCGGCACCCTGGAGACTCAGGTTCCCCACCCCGACGACGAGGAGAAGTACGTCAAGCCGACCCTGATGGCGCACCGCGCCGAACTCGGCGTGCGCTTCAGCTTCTAAGTTCCCACCAACAACGCAGTCCGCGAACGACGGGCCGGCTTTCCCCTGCGGTGAGCCGGCCCGTCGCATTGTGGGTCAGGCTGTGCAGCCCACCACGGGCATGTCTTTCATGCTGTACAGGCCGGGTGCGGCGGCGGCCACCACGGGCGCGCTGTTGACGACGATGGCGGCGGTGGCGGTGTCCCCCGGGGTGCCGCCCTCTATGGTCACTTCCAACGGCGGCGTACCGGTCAGCGACACGGTCTCGTAGGAGCGCGGCGCGCCGAGGTAGGCCTCGAACTCCAATTCCACCGCCGGCTCGCCGGCGCGTGTCCCGACCGCCGCCTGCTTCAGTCCGGCGACCGTGCCCGCCGGGACCGTGACGTGCGCGCTGCGCACCTCGCGGTCGAGCAATACCGGCTCGATCGACTCACTGATCCGGTCCAAGCGCCAGCCCAGGCCGGCCGCCAGCATCGCGGCCGATTCCTGCAGCCCCACGTGCCCGAACGCGCCGCCGGCCACCGCGGACTCGAATTCGGCCACCGACAGGCCGGCGCCGATCTTGCGCTGAAACGGAACCCGGCGCCCGGAGGCGTCCTGTACGCGCGCCACGCGCACCCGCCGCACGTCCGCACACAGCGTCGACATGAACAGCGGCCATGCATCCATGAGGAAACCGGGATTGACCCCGGTGCCCAGGATCGCCACGCCGTGGCGCACCGCCAGCGCGTGCAGCCGATCGGCCAACGCGGGATCGCGGTACGCGGGAAACGCCAGCTCCTCGCAGGTGGAAACCACGTTGGCGCCGGCCGCCGCGATCAGGGCGAGCTGGTCGTACACCTCGGCCACCTTCGAGCCGGTGGTGTGGAACACCAGGTCGGGACGCAACTCGGCGAGCGCCGCCCGTGCGTCACCACGGACCAGCGCTCCCCGCGTGCCGCCCGCAGCCGCCACCTCTCCGAGGTCGCGCCCGGCCAGTGCCGGGTCGATGTCGACTGCCCCGCACACCGACAGCGACGCTCGCCGCGCGGCCAGCCGCACGATGCTGCACCCGATCGGGCCGCAGCCGAACTGCATTACGCTGATGGAGCCACTCATTGCCGCCCGAGCATAGCAGCCGCGGTCCGCGCATTGAACAGGCGGCGGCGCACGCCGTACCATGCGCGCCACCAACCGGGATTCCCCGGCAGGAGGAGACGAGCATTGGTAAGGCCGTACGGTCACTTCGCAACATGGAAGGCGACGAACACCGAAGCCCAGGCATCGCCCGCCGGCCGGCTTGTTCGGGCCAGGCCGGCCGGCGTCGGGGCGGGCACGACGTGAGCATCCGCTTCGGCGTGGTGGGCCTCGGGATGATCGCCGACTTTCACGCCCGCGCGCTGCACGCGGCCGGCGGCGCCGAACTGGTGGCGTGCGCCTCGCGCCGCGCCACGCGCGCCGCGCAATTCGGCGCCCGGCACGGGTGCGCGGCCTACGGTGACATGACGGAATTCCTGCGCCACCCCGGCCTGCAGGCGGTGTCGATCTGCTCCCCGTCGGGCGCCCACCTGGAGCCGGCCCTGGCGGCGATCGACGCCGGCAAGGACCTGATCGTCGAAAAGCCCCTGGAGGTGACGAGGGAGCGTTGCACGCGGCTCCTGGAGGCCGCCGACCGGCGCGGCGTCACGGTGGCCGGCATCTTCCCGTCGCGCTTCCTGCCGGTGTCGCGCCTCATCAAGGAGGCCGTCGACGCCGGGCGCCTCGCCCGCCTCGTGCTCGGCAACGCCTATGTCAAGTGGCATCGCACGCAGCAGTACTACGATGACGGCGGCTGGCACGGCACCCGGCGCCTGGACGGCGGCGGCGCACTGATGAATCAGTCGATCCATGCCATTGACCTGCTGCAGTGGTTCATGGGACCGGCGGCGCGCGTGATCAGCGCGACGGCCACGCTCGGCCACCACGGCATCGAAGTGGAAGACACCGGCGCCGCGGTGGTGCAGTTCGCGGGCGGCGCCCTGGGCACCATCGAGGGTTGCACCGCCGCCTGGCCCGGATTCCCGCAGCGCGTCGAGATATACGGCACCGCCGGCAGCGTCGCATCGGTGCAGGATCGCCTGGAGCACTGGACGTTCGCCGACGAGCATCCGGGCGACGCCGCCATTCGCGCCCGCCACGGCCAGGGCGAGGCCAACGCGGGCGGCGCCTCGAACCCGGCCGACATCGGCATCGAGGGTCACCAGGCCCAGTTCGAGGACTTCGCGCAGGCGCTGCAGCGGGGCCGCGCGCCGGCAGTGGACGGCGCCGAGGCGTGCAAGGCGGTCAATATCATTCTGGCCATCTACGAGAGCGCCCGCACCGGACAGCCGGTCGACCCGCGCACCGGCGCGGCCGCCTGAGGCGGACGCCGGCGGCACCTCGGGGGGGCGGCGGTCGGTGTGGTCCCCCGCGCAGCCTGGTGACCGCTGGTGACAGCCAGGGTATTGACCGATGGCGGCGGTCGGGGCAACGTGGACGGCATGGCCGCCACGACAGGTACGAAGCCGATCCCGCTGACCGCCGAGCAGGTGCACCGGTTCATCGCCGACGGGTTCCTGGTGCTGAAACCGTCGGTGCCGGCAGAACTGCATCGGACCATCTACCGCAAGCTGGCCGAGGCGATTCCGGGCACCGACAACCCCGGCAACAACGTCCTGCCGCTGGTGCCGGAGATGCGTCACGTGCTGGAGTCGCCCGAGGTGTGCGGCGCCCTGCTCACCCTGCTCGGTCCCGGCTACCTGGAGCACCCGCACCGCTACTGCCACATCGAGGCGCTGCAGGATCTGGGCGGCATCGACCATGCGGCCAAGCTGGCCGCCAACAGCCACCAGGACTCCTACACGCCGCTGGGGCGTCCGAGGCATCACCACATCCGCTTCCTGCGCATCATGTACTACCCGCAGGACACGCCGCCCGAGCTGGGCCCGACGCACGTGATCCCCGGCACCCACCTGAACCGGGGTCTGTCGGACGCCGACAAGGCGCACCAGTTCCCGGTCAGCGGTCCGGCCGGTCTCGTGAGCCTGACCCACTTCGATGTCGGGCACGCCGCCGGCGTCAACGTGACCGCGCAGCGCCGCTTCATGGTGAAGTTCATTTACATGCGCTCGGCGGCCCCGATGGCAAACGGCTGGTCCGGTCCGGAGTGGGCCTGGCGCGGTCCGCGGGAGTTGTCCACGGATGACCGCCGGGACTTGGCCTGGTCCCACCTGTGGGACTGGCTGCGCGGCGCGCCGCACCGCTATGCCAGCTTTGCCGCGGGCGGCGCGGCACCGGCCAACGGCGCGCCACGCGCCGCCGGCTCGGCAGAGGACGGCCTGCAGCGGCGGCTGGCCGCCGGCCCGGCAGCGGACCGGGTGGCGGCAGCCGAAACGCTGGCGCACGGCGGCGCGGAGGCGGTGGCGGCGATTCCGGCGCTGATCGCCTGCCTCAACCGGGAGCCCGATTCGGTGCGCATCGCCGCCACCTATGCCCTCGGCGCCATCGGCGCGCCGGCCATACCCGCACTGACCGATGCACTGCGCGGTTCCGGGGCCGCCCTTCCCCACCTGCTGCGCGGCGTCGGAGGCGGCAATCACGGCGGTACGTGGCGCGAGCAGGCGCTGGTGATGGACGACGCCTCCCACGCGCTGGCAGCCATCGGTACCGACGCGATTCCGGCACTGATAGACCTGCTCGCGGCGCACGACGACGAGTGGTCGCGGGTAAACGCCGCCTTTGCGCTCGGCGAGATGGATCACGCGGCGGGCGGCGCCGTACCTGCCCTGACACGCGCGCTCGCGGACGATTCGCACTTCGTGGTGCGCACCGCGGCGGACTCCCTCGGCACCATCGCGGCTGCCGAGGCGGCCGGCCCGCTCGGCAGGTTGCTGCACCAGGAGCGGCCCGGTTGGGACACGCCGCTGGTGCGCGGCTGGAGCATCCGCGACCAGGTCCGCTTCAACGCCGCCACCTCGTTGGCGCGCCTCGGCAGCCGCGCGGCGGACGCGGAATCGGACCTGATCGCCGCCCTCGACGATCCGTGTGGACAGGTGACCACGGTCGTGCTCGCCGCCCTGCGCCGCCTCGGCACGCCGTCCGCCCTCGATGCCGCCTTCAGCATGCTGACCGCCGAGCGTTGGGATCCGAGCCTGACCGGCACGCACCGCTTCTGACCCGGCATATTACGACCGCTCGGTACGCCTCGCCGTAATCCGTTCACATGTTATCCACATTCCGACCAAACGGTGTTTTTGACAGTCCGTCTTATTGCAGTCGTGTCGAACGCTGCTCGCGCGGCGCCCGACGACGAAAACTGCACGACCGGCCGTCGGCGGACGCGCCGTTGGCAGCCGACGTTTCCCGCTTCATCCACATGTTATCCACAAACGGCGAGCGGTTTCTTCCGAGTCGAACCATAAACTTCCGCCGGCCGGGTAGAAACAATGGCCCGCCGCCCAGTATGTTTCTCGTGTCCACTGGGAGGGGGACAGTCATGCAGGAGACAAGGAGCACTCGCTCCCTCGTTTCCCGTCTTCTTGTCGCGGCGTGCATGCTCACGGTCGCGACGGCGGGATTGGCGCAAACCCAGGCCGTTGCGGCGGAAGGCCCGTCCGCAATCGGCGTCTTCGGGCTGAACCTGTTCGGACCGCTGGTTGGTATCTACAGCGGGTCGCTGGAAGTCGCGCTCGACGAGGACTGGAGCTTGTTCGTGGTGCCCACCTACTTCAATGCCAAGGGCAGTCTGCTTGGCGCATTGTTCGAAATCGCGGGTGTCGAGCCGGAGGATTACGAGCTTTGGTCCATTTCCGGCGCCCTGGGAGCGAACTACTTCCTGACCGACCGGGCGCCGGTCGGCCTGTTCGTCGGCGGATCGGTGGAGCCCGGCTACCTGTACGCGACCTTCAAGGACAGTGCGCTTGAAGACGAAGACGCGGAGAATCTGGAGGTGAACACCTTCAAGATCGGCGGCGGAGTGCACGTCGGCTACCGCGTGCTGCTGGGGCCGGTCGCGATCACCCCGCGCGCAGGCCTTGCCTATCACTACCTGAACACCGACGCCGACGGCATCTCCGGCGATCTCGAGCGAACCGCGAGCGCCGCCTTCTCCGGTTTCTCCTTCGGCTGGGGACTGGACCTGGGCATCGCGTTCTAACAGCGCATGGCGCCGCGTAGCACGCGCGTCGCCGCGCTTGACGGCAGCGGCCGCGCGTTGCGGGGCGGTTGCGATGACCGGCGGCCGCGCCTACACTCGCGGCCAATCGCTATGACAACCAACAAGGGTTTCGACGACAGTACCGTGACCGACGAGCTGGCACTCAACTTCCACCTGATGCACCCGGGCGAGGACAGCGCCCCGGGCGACCCCAACGTCGCCTATTGCCTGGACGGGGTCTATCACCTGCACTACATCCTGCGCCACCCCTGGAAGGGTGGCACGGCACGGCTGCGCGACGGCGACAGGTCATACAGTTTCATCCACGTGACCAGCCCGGACATGCTGCATTGGACCTGGCAAACCACCAAGCTGCAACCGAGCTTTGCCGGTCACGGCATCTTCAGCGGCACCGGTTTCATCACCAAGGAGGGCAAGCCGGCGGCGATCTACCCGGGGCTGTCCGATCCGGGCCGCAGCTACGTCACGGTGGCGGACGATAACCAGCTCAGCGGCTGGAGCAAGCCCTACCCGGTGCTGCCCACCGGCGTGCCGGAGGGCAAACGGGTGGTCCTGGCCGGCGACCCCGACCTGTTCCAGGTCGGCGACACCTACTACGCGTACTCCGCCGGCGACAACCTGGAGCTGGTCAAGTCCACCGACCTGGTCAACTGGCGCTACGTCGGACCGCTGCTGCAGCGCTACCCGCCCGACGTCGCCATCGGCGAGGACACCTCCTGCGCCAACCTGTTCCCGTTCGGCGACGGGTGGATGCTGCTGTGCATCAGCCACCAGATCGGCTGCCGCTACTACCTGGGCGACTGGGACGCCGCGGCGGAGCAATTCGTGCCGCGCGTACACGGGCGCATGAACTGGCGGCGCCCCGGCCAGTCGCTCACCGAACCGGTGTACCGCGACTTCTTCGCGCCCGAGAGCGTGCTTACCCCGGACGGGCGGCGCGTGATGTGGGCGTGGCTGTGCACCGCCGACCCGACGATCGACCTGAAGACCGTGCAGTCGCTGCCGCGCGAACTGAGCCTGCATGACGACGGCACGCTGCGCATCGAACCTCTGCGCGAGTTGGAGTCGCTGCGTCACGACCCGGAGACACGGCGCGACATCGTGGTCGACGGCACCACCACCATCGCTTCGCTCGACGGCGACGCGTTCGAGGTGCGGGTCACGGTGGATCGGGCCGAGGCGGAGCGGCGCCGCTTCGGCGTGCTGCTGTTCGCCGACGACGACCACGAAGGGTTGCCGGTGCTCGTTCGGCCCGAGTCCGGCACCATCTGTGCCGGCGATACCGAGGCGCCGTTCGCCGTCGCCGACCTGCCGACGGGCGAACACCTGGAACTGCGCATCTTCGTCGACAAGTACCTGGTGGAAGTGTTCGTCAACGGCCGCCAGGCGTTGCTGACGGTATTCACGGCGTATCGCGACGGCGGCAGCGAGCTGCGCGGCTACCTGTTCGGACGCCGGCCGTTCACGCCGCCGCTGACGCTGCGCACGGTAGAGACCTGGAGGCTCAAAGCCACCAACCAGGGCTTCTTCGACGCGCGCGCGAGCCGCATTTGGGAGCCCGACACCGAGTAGTCGGAGCCGGCCGGAACCACTCCGTCACACGCCCAGCCAGGCATGGGCTACGGCGGGGGTGGCGGCCAGTTCGTCCGCGGTGCCGTGCCAGCGGACGCGCCCCTTGCCGAGCACGTAGATCCGTTCAGCCAACGACAGGGCGAACCGGTAGTTCTGCTCGACCAGCAGCATGGTCATGCCGCCCTGCTTGAGCGTATGCAGCGCGGCCGCAATGCGCGCGACGATCACCGGTGCCAGGCCCTCGGTGGGTTCGTCGAGGATCAGCAGGCGCGGCTCCTGCCGCAACGCCCGCGCGATCGCCAGCATCTGCTGCTCGCCGCCGCTCAGCTCGTTGCCGCGGTGGCGGCGCCGTTCGGCGAGAGCGGGGAAGGTTGCGTACAGCTTCTCGGCCGGAAACCGACCTTCGCCGCCGCCGCGCGGGCGGCTCACGGCCAAGTGCTCGTCCACGGTCAGCGATGCGAAGATGCCGCGCTCTTCCGGCACGTAGGCGATGCCGCGGCGCGCGATCCGGTGCAGCGGCAGGCGGTGGATCGCCTCGCCGGCGAAGCGAATCGTACCACGCGCGACGGGCACCACGCCCATGATCGACTTCAACGTGGTCGACTTGCCGGCGCCGTTGCGGCCGAGCAGCGCCACCACGCTGCCGCGCGGCACTTCGAGACTGACCCCTTGCAGGGTGTGGCTCGCACCGTAGTAGGCGTCGATTTCCTCTACCCGGAGCATGGCGACCTCATGCGCCGGCGGCGCCGAGGTAGCGACGCCGCACCTCGGGGGAGCGGCGTACCTCCGCCGGCGTGCCTTCGATCAGTATGCGCCCGTAGTCGAGCACGGTGATGCGGTCGGCCAGACCGAACACCACGTCCATGTCGTGCTCTATCACCACCAGCGCCAACTCGGACGGCAGGCCGGCAAGCAGATCGACCATGGCGGCGGTCTCCCGCGGGCTCATGCCGGCGGTGGGTTCATCGAGCAGCAGAACCAGCGGCTCCTGCAACAGCGCCAGGCCGATTTCAAGCTGGCGCTGGGTGCCGTAGCCGAGAGAGCTCACCCGCTCGCCGAGGCGGTCCGCCAGGCCGAGCCGCGCGGCGTG from Spirochaetaceae bacterium includes the following:
- a CDS encoding outer membrane beta-barrel protein — its product is MRIFATLLSVALLSIPGAGLFAQDMMMAGTGFYVAAGGGVTLITDISEVPEKGIAGNEDKADWDLDFGFGAGGSAGYDFGDFRAEAEFSFQSANFRHGEKIDKDADREADDNLTVMSILANGFFDLDTGTPFVPFIGIGAGAVNLAVKLDDGNDDTDPLFEGNGWGFAYQANVGVAYEIIDAVALTLGYKFFGTLETQVPHPDDEEKYVKPTLMAHRAELGVRFSF
- a CDS encoding ABC transporter ATP-binding protein, whose translation is MLRVEEIDAYYGASHTLQGVSLEVPRGSVVALLGRNGAGKSTTLKSIMGVVPVARGTIRFAGEAIHRLPLHRIARRGIAYVPEERGIFASLTVDEHLAVSRPRGGGEGRFPAEKLYATFPALAERRRHRGNELSGGEQQMLAIARALRQEPRLLILDEPTEGLAPVIVARIAAALHTLKQGGMTMLLVEQNYRFALSLAERIYVLGKGRVRWHGTADELAATPAVAHAWLGV
- a CDS encoding Gfo/Idh/MocA family oxidoreductase; this translates as MSIRFGVVGLGMIADFHARALHAAGGAELVACASRRATRAAQFGARHGCAAYGDMTEFLRHPGLQAVSICSPSGAHLEPALAAIDAGKDLIVEKPLEVTRERCTRLLEAADRRGVTVAGIFPSRFLPVSRLIKEAVDAGRLARLVLGNAYVKWHRTQQYYDDGGWHGTRRLDGGGALMNQSIHAIDLLQWFMGPAARVISATATLGHHGIEVEDTGAAVVQFAGGALGTIEGCTAAWPGFPQRVEIYGTAGSVASVQDRLEHWTFADEHPGDAAIRARHGQGEANAGGASNPADIGIEGHQAQFEDFAQALQRGRAPAVDGAEACKAVNIILAIYESARTGQPVDPRTGAAA
- a CDS encoding glycoside hydrolase family 32 protein; the encoded protein is MTTNKGFDDSTVTDELALNFHLMHPGEDSAPGDPNVAYCLDGVYHLHYILRHPWKGGTARLRDGDRSYSFIHVTSPDMLHWTWQTTKLQPSFAGHGIFSGTGFITKEGKPAAIYPGLSDPGRSYVTVADDNQLSGWSKPYPVLPTGVPEGKRVVLAGDPDLFQVGDTYYAYSAGDNLELVKSTDLVNWRYVGPLLQRYPPDVAIGEDTSCANLFPFGDGWMLLCISHQIGCRYYLGDWDAAAEQFVPRVHGRMNWRRPGQSLTEPVYRDFFAPESVLTPDGRRVMWAWLCTADPTIDLKTVQSLPRELSLHDDGTLRIEPLRELESLRHDPETRRDIVVDGTTTIASLDGDAFEVRVTVDRAEAERRRFGVLLFADDDHEGLPVLVRPESGTICAGDTEAPFAVADLPTGEHLELRIFVDKYLVEVFVNGRQALLTVFTAYRDGGSELRGYLFGRRPFTPPLTLRTVETWRLKATNQGFFDARASRIWEPDTE
- a CDS encoding HEAT repeat domain-containing protein is translated as MTARVLTDGGGRGNVDGMAATTGTKPIPLTAEQVHRFIADGFLVLKPSVPAELHRTIYRKLAEAIPGTDNPGNNVLPLVPEMRHVLESPEVCGALLTLLGPGYLEHPHRYCHIEALQDLGGIDHAAKLAANSHQDSYTPLGRPRHHHIRFLRIMYYPQDTPPELGPTHVIPGTHLNRGLSDADKAHQFPVSGPAGLVSLTHFDVGHAAGVNVTAQRRFMVKFIYMRSAAPMANGWSGPEWAWRGPRELSTDDRRDLAWSHLWDWLRGAPHRYASFAAGGAAPANGAPRAAGSAEDGLQRRLAAGPAADRVAAAETLAHGGAEAVAAIPALIACLNREPDSVRIAATYALGAIGAPAIPALTDALRGSGAALPHLLRGVGGGNHGGTWREQALVMDDASHALAAIGTDAIPALIDLLAAHDDEWSRVNAAFALGEMDHAAGGAVPALTRALADDSHFVVRTAADSLGTIAAAEAAGPLGRLLHQERPGWDTPLVRGWSIRDQVRFNAATSLARLGSRAADAESDLIAALDDPCGQVTTVVLAALRRLGTPSALDAAFSMLTAERWDPSLTGTHRF
- a CDS encoding NAD-dependent epimerase/dehydratase family protein, which translates into the protein MRVLVTGGGGFVGRAVVERLLARGYLVRCFARSAYPELAARGVEVVRGDLADPRAAASACAGCDAVVHAAALIPGLAEPAHRYRTVNVGGTEAIVAGCRAHGVPRLVFTSSPSVVFGGHDLCGVDESVPYPRRYDSPYARTKAEAERVVLAANGGALATTALRPHLVWGPGDAHLVPELIARARAGRLVRVGRGPFRVDVTYIDCAAEAHLLALDALSPGGAAAGRAYFISQGEPVDLWQFVGRLLNMAGVAQVRRQVPRWLALAAAGAVEGAYRISGRTAAPPLTRFLVREISSSHWFDIGAARRDLGYRPPVSIDEGLVRLARWWQTGGAAVGGHHG
- a CDS encoding alcohol dehydrogenase catalytic domain-containing protein; this encodes MHAWVLHGTRDLRRELRPDPRPDDHEVLVRVERVGICGSDIHYYRHGRVGAFVPSRPFILGHEFAGEVVAVGRAAGGIAVGDRVAVDPSRACLRCPWCRRGRSNLCPQMRYFGSAATDPPTDGVLCDLKAVPAANCYRLGDDLSYAEGALLEPLAVACHAVLRADGVAGKVVAVSGAGTIGLLVATVARALGAVRVVVSDPRGAAREAAAARADAVLDPGDERASAMAMANGGAPEVTFEAAGAEASFRWALQHTAAGGTVVQIGTLQQPFAASLNTIMTRELRVVGSFRFAGAFRVGAALLAGRRIEVESLITGVMPMAETAAAVQRASSDAATIKLHVSRAGHASKRVQPVPISAP